From a region of the Streptomyces puniciscabiei genome:
- a CDS encoding acetylxylan esterase: MALFDLPLDELREHRSESTEPEDFDAFWDKTLEEAREHELDARFEPVDTGLSTVQVYDVTFAGFGGHPVKGWLRLPAGTTEPLPLVVEFLGYGGGRGLPHESLLWASTGRAHFLMDTRGQGSAWGAGGGTADPVGAAPAYPGFMTRGIDAPENYYYRRVYTDAVRAVEAARSHPLADASRTVALGASQGGGITLAVGGLVPDLVAVAPDVPFLCDFPRAATLTDRHPYREIGLFLKTHRGRSAEVQRTLSYFDGVHFAARGRAPALFSAALEDQTCPPSTVFAAFNAWAHEDKAIEVYDFNDHEGGGPFHEAEKLRWLRSYA; this comes from the coding sequence ATGGCCCTGTTCGACCTGCCCCTGGACGAACTCCGGGAGCACCGCAGCGAGTCCACCGAGCCCGAGGACTTCGACGCCTTCTGGGACAAGACCCTCGAGGAGGCGCGCGAGCACGAGCTGGACGCCCGCTTCGAGCCGGTGGACACCGGACTGTCGACGGTCCAGGTGTACGACGTCACGTTCGCGGGGTTCGGCGGCCACCCGGTCAAGGGCTGGCTCCGGCTGCCGGCCGGAACCACCGAACCGCTGCCCCTGGTCGTGGAGTTCCTCGGCTACGGCGGCGGGCGCGGGCTGCCGCACGAGAGCCTGCTGTGGGCCTCGACGGGCCGGGCCCACTTCCTGATGGACACCCGCGGCCAGGGCAGCGCCTGGGGCGCCGGGGGCGGCACTGCGGACCCGGTCGGCGCGGCCCCGGCCTATCCCGGGTTCATGACGCGGGGCATAGACGCACCCGAGAACTACTACTACCGCCGGGTGTACACGGACGCCGTGCGCGCCGTCGAGGCGGCCCGCTCGCACCCGCTGGCCGACGCGTCGCGGACCGTGGCGCTCGGCGCCAGCCAGGGCGGCGGCATCACCCTGGCCGTCGGCGGTCTGGTCCCCGACCTGGTCGCGGTGGCGCCGGACGTGCCGTTCCTGTGCGACTTCCCGCGCGCGGCGACGCTGACCGACCGGCATCCCTACCGCGAGATCGGCCTGTTCCTCAAGACGCACCGCGGCCGCTCGGCGGAGGTGCAGCGCACGCTGTCCTACTTCGACGGCGTGCACTTCGCGGCCCGCGGCCGGGCGCCGGCCCTCTTCTCGGCGGCGCTGGAGGACCAGACCTGCCCGCCGTCGACGGTGTTCGCCGCGTTCAACGCCTGGGCGCACGAGGACAAGGCGATCGAGGTCTACGACTTCAACGACCACGAGGGCGGCGGTCCCTTCCACGAGGCGGAGAAGCTCCGCTGGCTGCGGTCGTACGCCTGA
- a CDS encoding Rv1733c family protein, whose translation MRTGVRGWRWRRNPLRRRSDVVEAWTVLIVAVLLFVVTPLVGVAAGLRAHDTARSLAATQRAERHQVRARVIGDPPERPSSEQSDRAYAYRAQVRWTEPGRGVRTAWARVPAGTRTGDTVSVWFDARGRSVAPPPGDAAVWQHTVTVGLVAAGGSAALVLLGHAVERRIALRHRLAEWEREWARTGPRWTQPRA comes from the coding sequence ATGCGTACCGGGGTGCGTGGCTGGCGCTGGCGGCGCAATCCGCTGCGGCGCCGCTCGGATGTCGTGGAGGCGTGGACGGTGCTCATCGTCGCCGTCCTGCTGTTCGTCGTCACACCGCTGGTGGGCGTCGCCGCGGGCCTGCGCGCGCATGACACGGCCCGGAGCCTCGCGGCCACCCAGCGGGCCGAGCGCCACCAGGTGCGCGCCCGGGTGATCGGCGACCCGCCCGAGCGGCCGTCGTCCGAGCAGAGCGACCGCGCGTACGCGTACCGCGCCCAGGTCCGCTGGACCGAGCCGGGCAGGGGAGTCCGTACGGCCTGGGCCCGGGTACCCGCGGGGACGCGTACCGGTGACACCGTCTCGGTGTGGTTCGACGCCCGGGGCCGCAGTGTCGCGCCGCCGCCGGGCGACGCGGCGGTCTGGCAGCACACGGTGACCGTCGGCCTGGTCGCAGCGGGCGGTTCGGCGGCCCTCGTGCTCCTCGGACACGCCGTCGAGCGCCGGATCGCGCTGCGCCACCGGCTGGCGGAGTGGGAGCGGGAGTGGGCGCGGACGGGACCGAGGTGGACCCAGCCGCGGGCGTGA
- a CDS encoding ferredoxin reductase, which translates to MPGRIAVSEQVAAVWQSATVVGIRRETARAASFRLAVPGWAGHLPGQHLMVRLTAQDGYVAQRHYSIASAPDDSGHIELTLDQVPDGEVSGWFHTVARPGDTVEVRGPLSGFFAWPGDRPALLIGAGSGIVPLMSMVRHHRRRSLTVPLRMLVSARSPEELIYAAELGAETTPVFTRSAPQGVPVGRMSAAHVAPLLAEQPPGGWEAYVCGSNGFAEHASRLLVAAGQPADRIRIERFG; encoded by the coding sequence GTGCCCGGGCGGATCGCCGTGAGTGAGCAGGTCGCGGCGGTGTGGCAGAGCGCCACGGTGGTGGGGATCCGGCGGGAGACGGCGCGTGCGGCCAGCTTCCGGCTTGCGGTGCCGGGCTGGGCGGGGCACCTGCCCGGCCAGCATCTGATGGTGCGCCTCACCGCGCAGGACGGTTACGTGGCCCAGCGGCACTACTCGATCGCGTCGGCCCCGGACGACTCCGGGCACATCGAACTGACCCTGGACCAGGTGCCGGACGGCGAGGTCTCCGGCTGGTTCCACACGGTCGCCCGCCCCGGCGACACGGTCGAGGTGCGCGGGCCGCTGAGCGGCTTCTTCGCCTGGCCGGGCGACCGGCCCGCGCTGCTGATCGGCGCCGGCTCCGGGATCGTCCCGCTGATGTCGATGGTGCGGCACCACCGCAGGCGCTCGCTCACCGTGCCTCTGCGCATGCTGGTGTCCGCGCGCAGCCCCGAGGAGCTGATCTACGCGGCCGAGCTCGGCGCGGAGACGACGCCCGTCTTCACGCGCAGCGCCCCACAGGGTGTGCCAGTGGGACGTATGAGCGCCGCACATGTGGCGCCGCTCCTGGCCGAGCAGCCTCCCGGTGGGTGGGAAGCCTATGTGTGCGGATCCAACGGGTTCGCCGAGCACGCGTCCCGGCTCCTCGTCGCGGCGGGCCAGCCGGCCGACCGGATCCGGATCGAGCGCTTCGGCTGA
- a CDS encoding sulfite oxidase-like oxidoreductase, which translates to MNVTRGFTGRPRVHNPGLPPGQYDAGDDWPVLSAEVTPDLAPADWSLRIDGLVERPHTWDWDAAHALPASAYDGDIHCVTGWSKFGVSFGGVSLDAFFHVVRPHVSATHVLARSHTGYTTNLPLADLTGGRAWIVWEYGGEPLPAEHGGPARLLVPHLYFWKSAKWIAGLTLLDHDEPGFWEGNGYHERGNPWEEQRYSGD; encoded by the coding sequence ATGAACGTTACGCGAGGCTTCACGGGCCGCCCGCGCGTCCACAACCCGGGACTGCCGCCCGGGCAGTACGACGCCGGCGACGACTGGCCCGTCCTGTCCGCCGAGGTCACCCCCGACCTCGCACCGGCCGACTGGTCCCTCCGGATCGACGGCCTGGTCGAGCGGCCGCACACCTGGGACTGGGACGCGGCGCACGCGCTGCCGGCGTCGGCGTACGACGGCGACATCCACTGCGTGACGGGCTGGTCCAAGTTCGGGGTGAGCTTCGGCGGTGTCTCCCTGGACGCCTTCTTCCATGTGGTCCGCCCCCATGTGTCCGCCACCCATGTGCTCGCCCGTTCCCACACCGGCTACACCACCAACCTGCCGCTCGCCGATCTCACCGGCGGGCGGGCCTGGATCGTGTGGGAGTACGGCGGCGAGCCGCTGCCGGCCGAGCACGGTGGCCCGGCGCGGCTGCTGGTGCCCCACCTGTACTTCTGGAAGAGCGCCAAGTGGATCGCCGGCCTCACCCTCCTCGACCACGACGAGCCGGGCTTCTGGGAGGGCAACGGCTACCACGAACGCGGCAACCCCTGGGAGGAGCAGCGCTACTCCGGTGACTGA
- a CDS encoding quinone oxidoreductase family protein produces the protein MPKAYVYTRHGGPETEALIDLDRPSPGPGEILIAVRAAGVNPVDWKLRDGFRRPGEGERVFPVVFGSEAAGVVEEVGPGVTGFAAGDEVFGSAAHGGFAEYALLTADSTVHKPAALSFRDAATLPVAAATAYDGVRQLSLPGGSTLLVTGAGGGVGSAAVQIARAFGLRVVGVASEGKREFVQSLGAVHVASGPDLAERVRAAAPDGIDGVYDLVGGPVLGAVAELLKDRSKLVTAGSPQEAVTALGGAPVKRVRTAAVFEAVADLAVRGALKPHITRVFPLEQAGQALRTVEDGHALGKIVIEVAA, from the coding sequence ATGCCCAAGGCGTATGTCTACACACGGCACGGAGGACCGGAGACCGAGGCGCTGATCGACCTGGACCGTCCCAGCCCGGGCCCCGGCGAGATCCTGATCGCGGTCCGCGCGGCAGGCGTCAACCCCGTCGACTGGAAGCTGCGTGACGGCTTCCGCCGCCCCGGCGAGGGCGAGCGTGTCTTTCCGGTGGTCTTCGGCAGCGAGGCCGCCGGCGTCGTCGAGGAGGTCGGCCCGGGAGTCACCGGCTTCGCCGCCGGCGATGAGGTGTTCGGCAGCGCCGCGCACGGCGGATTCGCCGAGTACGCCCTGCTCACCGCCGACTCGACCGTCCACAAGCCCGCCGCGCTGTCCTTCCGCGACGCCGCCACCCTCCCGGTCGCCGCCGCCACCGCCTACGACGGCGTCCGCCAGCTGAGCCTGCCCGGTGGCTCGACCCTGCTGGTGACGGGCGCGGGCGGCGGCGTCGGCAGCGCTGCCGTGCAGATCGCCCGCGCTTTCGGGCTGCGGGTCGTGGGCGTGGCGAGCGAGGGCAAGAGGGAGTTCGTCCAGTCGCTGGGCGCGGTGCACGTGGCCTCCGGCCCCGATCTGGCCGAGCGGGTGCGGGCCGCCGCGCCGGACGGGATCGACGGGGTGTACGACCTGGTGGGCGGACCGGTGCTCGGCGCGGTCGCCGAGCTGCTGAAGGACCGGAGCAAGCTGGTCACCGCGGGCTCCCCGCAGGAGGCCGTGACCGCGCTCGGCGGCGCCCCCGTGAAGCGGGTCCGCACCGCCGCCGTCTTCGAGGCGGTGGCCGACCTCGCCGTACGCGGCGCCCTGAAGCCGCACATCACCCGCGTCTTCCCGCTGGAGCAGGCCGGCCAGGCGCTGCGCACCGTGGAGGACGGGCACGCCCTCGGCAAGATCGTGATCGAGGTGGCCGCGTGA
- a CDS encoding GNAT family N-acetyltransferase has protein sequence MSLIAGAGVGDGTAADTPHVLDNPALTSLAGPHAHFAERRGRVLRYPVDVSPWLALPDEPHARDWADLAALAGPGAEIPLAGYCGEVPDGWEITFRIDGVQFVDDGLAAAPDAEAVRLGPADVPEMLDLVARTRPGPFLPRTVELGTYLGIRRDGALIAMAGERLHPPGWTEISAVCTDPAFRGEGLATRLILAVAHGIRERGETPFLHTSAENTGAIRLYESLGFRLRRRTAFLAARAPERPADARAVVPVA, from the coding sequence GTGAGCCTCATAGCCGGAGCGGGTGTCGGCGACGGGACCGCCGCCGACACCCCGCACGTCCTCGACAACCCCGCTCTCACCTCCCTGGCCGGCCCGCACGCGCACTTCGCCGAGCGCCGCGGCCGTGTGCTGCGCTACCCCGTCGACGTCTCGCCCTGGCTGGCGCTGCCCGACGAACCTCACGCACGGGACTGGGCGGACCTGGCGGCGCTGGCCGGTCCCGGTGCGGAGATCCCGCTGGCGGGGTACTGCGGTGAGGTGCCGGACGGCTGGGAGATCACCTTCCGGATCGACGGGGTGCAGTTCGTGGACGACGGTCTCGCCGCCGCGCCGGACGCGGAGGCGGTCCGCCTCGGCCCGGCGGACGTGCCCGAGATGCTCGACCTCGTGGCCCGCACCCGGCCCGGACCGTTCCTGCCGCGCACTGTCGAACTCGGCACCTACCTCGGCATCCGCCGGGACGGCGCGCTGATCGCCATGGCGGGGGAGCGGCTGCATCCGCCGGGCTGGACCGAGATCAGCGCGGTCTGCACCGATCCCGCGTTCCGCGGCGAGGGCCTCGCCACGCGGCTGATCCTCGCGGTCGCGCACGGCATACGGGAGCGCGGCGAGACGCCGTTCCTGCACACGAGCGCCGAGAACACGGGCGCGATCCGGCTGTACGAGTCCCTCGGCTTCCGGCTGCGCCGCCGTACGGCGTTCCTCGCGGCCCGCGCCCCGGAGCGGCCGGCCGACGCGCGGGCCGTGGTGCCGGTGGCATGA
- a CDS encoding MarR family winged helix-turn-helix transcriptional regulator, with translation MTIFARRARASAGRMHPELSLVSYTLLGHLEERDGCRATDLAAHYALDKSTVSRQVAALERAGLIERRLDPEDHRVQVLHLTEAGREILAQVTRSRRAAFRERLADWPEEDLVRFAAYLERYNAGPGETGAD, from the coding sequence ATGACCATCTTCGCCCGCCGGGCCCGCGCCTCGGCGGGCCGGATGCATCCCGAGCTGTCCCTGGTGTCGTACACCCTGCTCGGCCATCTGGAGGAGCGTGACGGCTGCCGCGCGACCGACCTGGCGGCGCACTACGCGCTGGACAAGTCCACCGTCAGCCGCCAGGTGGCCGCGCTGGAGCGGGCGGGGCTGATCGAGCGCCGCCTGGACCCGGAGGACCACCGGGTCCAGGTGCTGCACCTGACGGAGGCCGGCCGGGAGATCCTCGCCCAGGTCACCCGCAGCCGCCGGGCCGCGTTCCGCGAACGGCTCGCGGACTGGCCGGAGGAGGACCTGGTGCGCTTCGCGGCCTACCTGGAGCGGTACAACGCGGGTCCGGGCGAGACCGGGGCCGACTGA
- a CDS encoding DUF2201 family putative metallopeptidase — MTAAAPGALDLGKLFAARLHAARVRPYLATALFALRPVESREVPTMGVDRYWRCYVSPAFVDRTPVAELAAVWVHEVAHLLRDHHGRSERFAREHQLTGPAEGLRMNIAADCEINDDVYGEGLVCPEDAVTPGKLGLPTGWLMEDYLPGFRLGSRLERMAWLDCGSGADGLERGWELGPDGAHGLSEQERDAIRFRVAQGIKGSPGRAPQGWRRWAEEVFHPPQPWRQLLGSALRSAVSAPGVGEDYSYGRPARRSAGLSGVVLPSLRRRPPRVCVVIDTSGSVSDAELGSALLEVAAICRAVGGRRDLVSVLSCDAAAGTVRPLCRTEGIELVGGGGTDLRTGFARALRTRPDAVVVLTDGQTPWPAERPPCRTVVGLFPRTGGSYDEDQPDYRPDAPPTWARVVTIGCGTG, encoded by the coding sequence ATGACGGCGGCCGCGCCCGGGGCGCTGGACCTCGGCAAGCTGTTCGCCGCCCGGTTGCACGCGGCCCGCGTCCGGCCCTACCTGGCGACGGCGCTGTTCGCGCTGCGGCCGGTGGAGTCGCGGGAGGTCCCGACGATGGGGGTGGACCGGTACTGGCGGTGCTATGTCTCCCCGGCGTTCGTGGACCGCACACCGGTGGCGGAGCTGGCGGCGGTGTGGGTGCACGAGGTGGCGCATCTGCTGCGCGACCATCACGGGCGCAGCGAACGGTTCGCCCGTGAGCACCAGCTGACCGGGCCCGCGGAAGGGCTGCGCATGAACATCGCCGCCGACTGCGAGATCAACGACGACGTGTACGGCGAGGGTCTGGTGTGTCCCGAGGACGCGGTGACACCGGGGAAACTGGGGCTGCCCACGGGCTGGTTGATGGAGGACTACCTGCCCGGGTTCCGGCTCGGCTCTCGGCTGGAAAGAATGGCCTGGCTGGACTGCGGCAGCGGCGCCGACGGGCTGGAGCGGGGCTGGGAGCTGGGGCCGGACGGCGCGCACGGGCTGAGCGAGCAGGAGCGGGACGCGATCCGGTTCCGGGTGGCGCAGGGCATCAAGGGCAGCCCGGGCCGCGCGCCGCAGGGCTGGCGGCGGTGGGCGGAGGAGGTGTTCCATCCGCCGCAGCCGTGGCGCCAGTTGCTGGGGTCGGCGCTGCGGTCGGCGGTCTCCGCGCCGGGCGTCGGCGAGGACTACAGCTACGGCCGTCCGGCGCGGCGTTCGGCCGGGCTGTCCGGGGTCGTCCTGCCGAGTCTGCGGCGCAGGCCACCCCGGGTGTGCGTGGTCATCGACACCTCGGGGTCGGTCAGCGACGCCGAACTGGGCAGCGCGCTGCTGGAGGTGGCCGCGATCTGCCGGGCCGTGGGCGGCCGGCGGGACCTCGTCTCCGTACTGTCCTGCGACGCCGCGGCCGGGACCGTGCGGCCGCTGTGCCGGACGGAGGGCATCGAGCTGGTGGGAGGCGGCGGCACGGACCTGCGCACGGGGTTCGCCCGCGCCCTTCGGACACGGCCGGACGCCGTGGTCGTCCTGACCGACGGTCAAACCCCGTGGCCCGCCGAACGACCGCCGTGCCGGACCGTGGTGGGGCTGTTTCCGCGCACCGGTGGCTCGTACGACGAGGACCAACCCGACTACCGCCCGGACGCGCCGCCGACGTGGGCGCGGGTGGTGACGATCGGGTGTGGGACGGGCTGA